One window of the Dermacentor andersoni chromosome 10, qqDerAnde1_hic_scaffold, whole genome shotgun sequence genome contains the following:
- the LOC126544671 gene encoding uncharacterized protein, protein MSSLFTSSRLSDELDDLRSRLNDQYSRLDREYRCYENRYHDIRRRLFDGSPLKPSVWTSLSNDSERFCLRLDVGHFDSDDLEVKTVDNQVVIHGKHGERTDELGVISREFTRKCTLPKDVQPEAVKCSITSDGFLIIEAPKRSDKPHGQERVVPITVVESSTNAATTSTGTGTNQQPSAPGTSGKKTVTTATTTMNSGGTSGTESRTSSSTHMVTTTSSKSSFLKNGMGPGASTGAISKVK, encoded by the exons ATGTCCTCGCTGTTCACGAGCAGCCGCCTGTCGGACGAGTTGGACGACCTTCGTAGTAGGCTCAACGACCAGTACTCGCGGCTGGACCGCGAGTACCGGTGCTACGAGAACCGGTACCACGACATCCGGCGCAGGCTGTTCGACGGCAGTCCACTAAAGCCTTCTGTCTGGACCTCGCTCTCCAACGACTCCGAACGCTTCTGCCTACGACTGGACGTCGGCCATTTCGACAGCGACGACCTCGAG GTCAAGACCGTCGACAACCAGGTTGTGATCCACGGCAAGCACGGCGAGCGCACCGACGAGCTCGGGGTCATCTCGCGCGAGTTCACGCGCAAGTGCACCCTACCCAAGGACGTGCAGCCCGAGGCAGTCAAGTGCTCCATCACCTCGGACGGGTTCCTCATCATCGAGGCGCCCAAGCGCAGCGACAAGCCACACGGCCAGGAGCGGGTCGTGCCAATCACAGTGGTCGAGAGCTCGACGaacgctgccaccaccagcaccgGCACCGGCACGAACCAACAGCCCAGCGCTCCTGGTACATCGGGAAAGAAGACCGTGACGACGGCGACAACGACCATGAACTCCGGGGGCACGTCAGGAACAGAGAGCCGGACGTCTTCGAGCACGCACATGGTGACAACCACGTCGTCCAAGTCGTCTTTTCTGAAGAACGGCATGGGGCCTGGGGCCAGCACTGGAGCCATCAGCAAGGTCAAGTAG